From Anaerotignum faecicola, the proteins below share one genomic window:
- a CDS encoding helix-hairpin-helix domain-containing protein: MADNNKSGFKVIPGVGKAMEQDFIRLGYKCVDDLKGQDPEKMYEKMCEIEGCKVDRCVLYVYRLAVYFAENDKYDPEKLKWWNWKY, from the coding sequence TTAAGGTAATTCCCGGCGTAGGCAAGGCCATGGAGCAGGATTTTATAAGGCTTGGCTATAAATGCGTTGATGATTTGAAAGGTCAGGATCCGGAAAAAATGTATGAAAAAATGTGTGAAATAGAAGGATGCAAAGTTGACAGGTGCGTATTATATGTTTACAGGCTTGCGGTATATTTTGCGGAAAATGACAAATACGATCCTGAAAAGCTTAAATGGTGGAATTGGAAATATTAA